atcttcaatattgcaaaagttattgcaaaatgttaaagttggcgtaaacagatcaaccaaccaaccaaccaacagacaggacaaaaacaatatgtcccccactactatagtgagggacataaaaatagactgaaccttcaagcaaaccccatatttacatagaacaatgtctgaatcgacataaatttggacaaaaaacatgcattaccctggatatgaagcacagaccttttgattgcaaacaacagtcttactaagacatttcagaaaattacacgttgccagcaaagtacattttaaaatcagatatgcaatgtcatgtccttaccaaattgtaatagaactgttttcacttcgagtttgcaaacagccttaaaatataaactaaacactagaaaagaatctttcaggagataaaagtgcacttacaaaatcaaagtctttcattttgaaaaccaatagacagaattaaaacataaaaattatgcaatcttcattacacggatcaacaccattaaaacattttaaaatcatacactttgcataaaattcaaagcttgatatctcaaacttatccacaatattgaaagatattaagaatcttacaatctgcatcatatttaaagctcaatgtcttataaaactgattgacgaaactgcaacattttacaaattatttaatctacaaaaaatgtaaaacttcacatttcaaaattcaactgacagcattgacacatatttagaatcatacaaagttaaagctttaaatgtcaacttgaaatacacatccaagatatcatttaaactaatatactgacaaagtttcaagaagatttataagttcatataaggaaaaatgccccgcccactggtggccatgtttttcttagcaactggaaccaatttcaaacttgtccaaatatcattgggacaaatcttctgacaaagtgtcatgatgatcgtacaataaatatggcttctagagttttaacagggttttactttagccatataaggaaaaatgacacgcccccttagcggccatgtttttccaccaactagaaccatttttgaactcatccaagatatcattaggacaaatcatctgaccaagtttcataataatcggaaaataaatgtggcctacagagtgttaacaatgttttagtaaagcatgatacataaccatattaggaaaaatgccccgccccctggtggccatgttttttaagcaaacaaaactatttttgaactaatccaagatatcattaggacaaatcttctgaccaagtttcatgaagataagaaaataaatgtggcctctagagtgttaacaaagttttactatagccatataaggtaaaatgccccaccccctggcggacatgtttttcaaccaaccagcatcattttttaacttgtccacgatattttttgggatgaatattctgaccaagtttcatgaagatcggaaaataaatgtggcctcaagagtgttaacaagattttacaatagccatttttataaggaaaaatgccccgccccatggcagccatgtttttcaagcaaacataataattttcaaacccatccaagatattaatgagacaaatattctgaccaaatttcatgaagattggacaataaatgtggcctctagagtgttcacaacgttttactatagccatataaggaaaaatgccccgccctttggcagccatgtttttcaagcaaacgtaaccattttcagctcgtctaagatatcattgagaccaaacttctgaccaaatttcatgaagaatggacaataaatgtggcctctagagtgttagcaatgtttaactaaagacatataagaaaaactcccccgccccttggcggccatgttttttcactgatctggaccattttcgaactcgtccaaaatataaataaaaccaatgttttgattaagtttcatgatgataaggcaaacattttgacttctaaagtgttcacaaggtttctctatagccatataaggaaatttttttactgccccgcccctggcggccatgtttttcaacggaccggaaccaatttttaactcaaccaaaatatcatttagacaaacattttgacaaagttacatgaagattggacttgtacagtgttcacaagtttttttgttgttttttttacctagtgacctaatttttgacccagcatgacccagtttcgaactcagtcgaggtatcaatgtgacaaatgttctgcaaaatttcatgaagatcagacaataaatgtggaatctagagtgttcacaaggcaaaatgttgacgacatacaacgcacaaaaggcaatcacaaaagctcaccatgagcatgttgcactcaggtgagctcaaaagttatggcacaattttaaagttttcagacggacggacaaaagcaatatatttaacatttaaccttgaagaattaccttgaccttcacttttcaccactcaatatgtgcagcttcacaagatgcacatgcatgccaactggagctttgtctgttacccccacataccgcattgattgattgattattttgtatgctgtcttcacaaaacaagataatacaatttatggcgattttttaagaatcattatgccattatcatttatagccattttgacctttgaactcttgaattctttcacatgacaagccttccaatgactttgaacaaaattgatgtacagtcattttaaaatcttacaatgaatgacatatttatggcccagacaagataatttattgccatttttgacctttgaactaaaactacgaacttgaccttggagatatcgacataattctttcgcgcgacacaccgtcaaatgatggtgaacaaaagagccaacgattttaaaatcgcacaataaacaacatagttattgcccagacaagctcaattatggccattttttacctttaaactcaaattgtgcccttgttcttggaaatatcgacgtaattctttcgcccgacacactgttcaatgatggtgaacaaatgtgccaaatgattttaaaatctcacaataaaaaacaaagctatggcccggacaagcatttgacctttgaactcccaagtgtgaccttgacctttgagatattgacgtaattttttttaacgcgacacaccgttccatgatggtgaacaaatgtaccgagtcatttaaaaatgtaacaataaatgacatagctatggtccgtacaaacttacagtttaaaacatactaagtgaccccatgacctagtttttgacctggcatgacccatattcaaactgacctagacattatctacatacaactactgaccaagtttggtgaagatcggatgaaatatcgggacagaccgacaaacgtgactcctatatagcccccattaccaattgtaataggggtataaatatcaagttgctatgttcaatattgaaaaagttatggccatataagttttcggccagatggacagactgactgactgacggacagttcaactgctatatgccaccctaccaggggcataaacatattccacagttcaacaattctttttccatttttgttttttcataataatgttatggacccttgcccttatctgggccactgttcttccggtaagtatttttagggaccccattatttttgagccagatggcattattttttctcttaattcatctctaaaaaagttcatgaaacatatgttctcttcgctggcccactttcgtttcattccttttcttgtccctgtccctaaaacaagaatagatataaaaaataaaatagcaatgagtatcatgtcagtgttttttttcagttttgggggaaaggggtcgggtcccctgagagggggataattcacgcataaaaggggaaatttcaattctaagcaagtaacatacaaaatcaagttgtaacaccataattcaccatacacagagcgaaaaacattattccaactttttttgtcatcaacatgttatgtttatgttcaaagatcaacattttttggcttttctgtgaattatttaaacgaggtattgattaaaattgaactacacttccaagaggggaaattttcaaatattttttggaaaaatatacactctaagcagCAAACTCATTTGGTCAGTGACTGTAAGCcgtttattttgttgacttttctactgaattgatccttgcacacaaagtatcaacataacaagtcagtgttctgccgtggatgcgcccttgtgttattgtcgcaaaaaacaaatatttgtccccacccgttttctgtatatgggtccgcgggcgcacatgaattagaaataaaaactaatcgattcaatttgtaagtcggtaaagtaatcgagtgaatgtgtaaccagaacaaactatttcattgTACATAACTCATttcgcagccaatggttaatttatttaatattaacactctatttcattggtaagttgagattataacaaccaatcagatatcaaggaaatttccgaaactatcaaaatggcttaaagtgacaggccagagaaaaaaaaatccatttattttttttcctccggcaagtaaaattagaaaatgggaagactctgttgggttgttaacccaacagagtcttcccaagtccctaCATTGTTTAGCAATTACGAAAAAGTCTGCCCTTAAACGTACATTAcaagaaaattggcttcaaaaatgtccttggtcactgtttgacaacaacaaaatgacatgcagattgtgcataaagcaaaaaagaaaacgcctttactatcggtatttctaattatcgaacaagtactttgacatgccatgcggagtccaatgaccataaatctgttcaaagttttgtaaatatgttgacaactgtttgacagtgttaaaaagttgtttgaatgttccagttttaataacaatgttacaacctGACTGTTAGAAGTTTAAGCAAGTTTAAtcaagttaaaggttattagtttccacacatttaattctgctacaaaaatatttctgtgtccccatattttttctttttgtccccacttttgtaatcctaaagggtccccaacagtaaaatttcacggcagaacaccgcaagtgatacaatgattgaatattgtagagcaaggttttcctgataaaaatgcacaaaacctgaacatgttaggaggtaaaatgaactgaaactgttttaacaccagtttaaaacaatttttcacacatataagaaCTGACAGTTCGCAGAACTATCATTTCTTGGAAGAACAAGTACTTAACATTAACTTCCATAGCAAACTGCCTACTTTGTACTTTACAAGgacttttacaagcacattgttgtaaccctgtagatcacagaggaggtcgtctagagcatcacacttgacttggactactcatttactttaatacagtcatgacataagactctgtcacataatgatagaaaatgcagagaaacccgtcttcaaatttagttcataccttgaggatttggctgcctcatttcatcatgggtcagactggctggctcttcactggcagcagttgacatggactctgaaagaaccaaagtgaaacctgtagattgcatatgataagcacagtcaacactggcatgttgtatcacgagaggctctgactcctgtacagattctagactgtgggtgtcttcaacagttgcctcaatgactgtaaacatataatgtcaacagtggggtcttgtatgtctattattcattggtgggtcttgctgaaatctatagaaaacatgcatgccccccatatggcctgtccgttgtagtggcagccattgtgtgaatacgttttttgtcactgtgaccttgacctttgacctagtgacctgaaatcaataggggtcatctgcaagtcacgatcaatgtacatatgaagtgtcatgatcctaggcaaaagcgttcttgagttataatccgaaaatcattttactatttcgggtcaccgtgaccttgaccgtgtgacctcaaaatcaataggggtcatctgcgagtcatgatcaaactacctatgaagtttcatgatcctaggcgtatgcgttcttgagttataatccagaaaccattgtacaatttcgggtcaccttgacctttgacctcaaaatcaaaaggggtcatctgcaagtcatgatcaatgtacctatgaagtttcatgatcctaggcccaagcgttcttgagttatcgtctgacgaccacctggtggacagacggaccgattgacatgagcaaagcaatatcccccctcttcttcgaaggggggcataaatatatattggcttggacaacagaaaattgtactagaatatatagtctacagttgggtcatgtctttatcatcaataggtgggcctttattatatgataatagaaataccatgggtcagactggctggctcttcacttggctccctcctatcatgggtcagactggctggctcttcacttggctccctcctatcatgggtcagactgcctggctcttcactgtcagcagttgacatggactctgaaagaaccaaagtgaaacctgtagattgcatatgatcagcacagttaacactggcctgttgtatcatgagaggctctgactcctgtatagattctagactgtgggtgtctttaacagttgcctcaatgcctgtaaacatataatgtcaacagtggggtcttgtatgtctattatccattggtgggtcttgctgaaatctatagaaaacatgcatgccccccatatgggctgtccgttgtagtggaagccattgtgtgaatacgttttttgtcactgtgaccttgacctttgacctagtgacctgaaaatcaataggggttatctgcgagtcacgatcaatgtactaatgaagtgtcatgatcctaggcaaaagcgttcttgagttatcatccgaaaaccatttaactatttcgggtcaccgtgaccttgacctcaaaatcaataggggtcatctgcgagtaatgatcaatctacccatgaagtttcatgatcctagccgtatgcgttcttgagttatcatccggaaaccattttactatttctggtcaccgtgaccttgacctttgacctagtgacctcaaaatctgtagggtcatctgcgagtcatgatcaatctacccatgaagtttcatgatcctaggcgtatgcgttcttgagttatcatccagaaaccattttactatttcgggtcactgtgaccttgacctttgacctagtgacctcaaaatcaataggggtcatctgcaagtcatgatcaatgtacctatgaagtttcatgatcctagccccaagcgttcttgagttatcatccggaaaccacctggtggacggaccgaccgacagaccgacatgtgcaaagcaaaataccccctcttcttcgaagggtggcataaatatatatttgcttgGACAAtggaaaattgtactagaatatatagtctacactTGGGtcttgtctttatcatcaataggtgagcctttattatatgataacagaaataacaaaggaaatgttttgttttccaaaagcacttctaaaagtgtttttttatgcttttcggtttaaggtatgagatgtacacaaaataacaacacacatatcccccactaaaatatgttataagacctgcttacaatttaaatcagaaaatcttcatacttgcaagttaagttatttatcctttaaatcattaaaataactcaGAAACAGAAATGTCTAATTGAGCATATAAACTATTTCATAAGGTGTCCAAATCTTAAGGTATTCCtatacttcttttttttttttaatgggctaCCATAACAATGACTCTGTTATGGACCACTTTCATAATACAAATGAACAGTGGCCAATGATCTATTATgggtataaataactattttaccttcttgatggccatcttcgtcttcaattggaagaggtaaatctgtaaaaaatgattttttattttagaaataactagttatagaaaaaaataaccaGAAGTCACTCTTGATATgacagtaaatattttcaatacttcaaggttgttaaaaagtattttgttgcatTAGCATTTCTTTGAGAGGATAAACAATTTTCAAGGCACATAAAATAGGTTTGCCTATTTTTACCACGTAAATTTTAGACTTATTGAATTAACGTGGCCAAAACAAGGGCCCCGcctttcaaacaatgttttacatcgtTTGTCTGTTCTCAAGCGCCTGTTTTGT
This is a stretch of genomic DNA from Dreissena polymorpha isolate Duluth1 chromosome 7, UMN_Dpol_1.0, whole genome shotgun sequence. It encodes these proteins:
- the LOC127839592 gene encoding uncharacterized protein LOC127839592 — translated: MELSKVALMLYAVENGKVNEWKGRQMKDIVVEDLPLPIEDEDGHQEESMSTADSEEPGSLTHDRREPSEEPASLTHDRREPSEEPASLTHESMSTAASEEPASLTHDEMRQPNPQGTGTRKGMKRKWASEENICFMNFFRDELREKIMPSGSKIMGSLKILTGRTVAQIRARVHNIIMKKQKWKKNC